ATCGAATGTGGATGGATGAATACAAAACTTTCTACACCTGTTATAAAGGAGTTTGGTATGTGGGAAGTCTTGAAATAGACAAGTATCCTTGGGATATACCTAATGAATCATGGTTTAGTCCTAAGATAGAGTATGGACAGATGACGGACAGTCGTGATGGTCAAGTTTATAAAACCGTTGTAGTTGGCAATCAGACTTGGATGGCAGAAAACTTACGCTACGCCGATAGTGTTGCAACACCCAGTCTCAAGGGAAATAATTGGTGTTTAAAAGGCGATTGGGAATCCTGCGATATTGTGGGGCGTTTTTACTCCTGGTCCGCAGCTGTAGATTCTGTCAAATTAGTGAATGAAAACGAAAAAGCCCTGGATTGCGGAATGGGAAAAACTTGTGGTCTTAACGGATATGTCAAGGGAATTTGTGATGAAGGGTGGCACTTGCCGACTCTTGAAGAACTGGAGGATTTTTTAGCTAGTGCAAAAGTCATCGGCGGCGGATCCTTTAATGACTTTAAAGCATTGAGGAGCTCTGTTGGTTGGGACTATTGCCGTGGCGATAAAATGAGCGGTACGTCTTTTGGAGATGAAACCAATACAAATACTTCGGGATTCTCTGCACTGCCTACGGGTTTTCGATTTAACGACGGTAATTATGAAGGCACAGGATGCGGCGCATACTATTGGGCTTCATCCGAGATGAGTGAAAACTACGCTGTAAGTCTGTATATAACCAGTACTTTCAATAGTGCAGGGCGTGATCTCAAGTCAACAAAAAGCTGGGGTCTAAATGTTCGATGCGTGAAGGATCATTAAAAAAGGTTACCCCCACATTGTGCCGGGGTAACCTGATTTTTATTAGCGCTATTTCATGCTATCAGAGCAGCTGTCCTGGCAGTACCTTCTTTTCCTTGGGCGGGAACTGCTTATCGAATTCATCGGCAGCGGCTTCATCTACGAAGTAGGCCTCCGGATCGCGATAGCTTCCGCGGATGCCGTCCAGAAAACCGGGCGTCAATTCCTTGATGAGGAAGTAAGGCGCGTCTCCGTCGGGGTCGTCTGCATAGCGGATGCCTTTGGATGCTGCAGCCACAAAACCGCACTTGCCGTAGAACTGGATATTACCGCACATGGCGATACATCCGGCACCCATTTCGCGGGCACGTTCCAAGGCATAGTCCAGCAGCATCTTGCCGAGGCCCTTGCGCTGCATGTCCGGACGGACGCTGATGGGCCCGAAAGTCATCATGCGCAAATGCTCACCAGTGTCCACCAAAATTTCGCTCCAAGCAAACATCACATGGGCGAGAATTTCGCGACGCGGTTCTACTCCAGCGGCAGTCCCACAATCGCCAGGACCTTCCAGCACCAGGCTCAACTCCGGAATAAATCCAGGGTTACTCCTGTAGCAGTGCAGCACGTAATGCTCAAGACATCCGGGACGATAAACGTTCCAGAAAGCCTCGCGGGTTAAATTTTCGACAGCAGAGAAATCGGCAGGTTGTTCCTGTCGGATAGTATATTCAGAATTAATAGACATTGTTTATTTCCTTTTTTAGTGTGAAAGGATACGAGTCACGCCACCCGGCGTAACCCGCACTAAACAATGTCCCAGTTTTGAGTTCGGCCAAAGCCGAAATTATGGATTAAGAACATCCAACTCCGTAATAAAGGTTCAGTTATAATATACTCATTTTTTGAAGGTGTGGTCACAATCATGCTGCAATTTCTACATTATTCATAAACACATTCGGCGACTTTCAAGGCGCCACGAGAGGCTTTTATGCAGACTAAGGAATTCAGAACCAGTGGCACCTGCGCACAGCTCATCACTTTCGATTACGAAAACGGCAAGATGTACAACCTGAAGTTTTTGGGTGGCTGCAACGGCAACCTGAAGGCCATCGGCAAGCTCTGCGAAGGCAAGGACATGAAGGAAATCGCCGACATCCTGGAAGGCAACACCTGCAACGGCAAGTCCACTTCCTGCGCAGACCAGCTGGCAAAGGCTCTTCGCGAAGTCATCTAGTAAAAGTTCGCACTCGTCCAAAGGCTTGAAATGACTATCAGCAAGGATCTCTGGAAATGGACCCGCGAGCCTGCCGAATTTAAAATCGACGACGACAGAATCGAAATCGTCACGGCGCCCCACACGGATCTTTGGCAAAGGACCTACTATCATTTCAGAAATGATAACGCCCCTGTCCTGCAGATCAACACCGCAGACAAGTTCTTTTCCTTTACCGTAAAAACGGAGTTTCACAGCAAGCGTCGTTTTGACCAGTGCGGAGTGGTAGTTTACCTTGATAGCGAAAACTGGCTCAAGGCATCCATCGAGTACGAGAACGAAAGATTCCAGCATTTGGGCAGCGTGGTCACAAACATGGGTTACTCGGACTGGGCCACTACAGAGGTCAGTGCAGATATCAAGTCCATGTGGTACCGCCTCAGCCGCCGTGAAGACGATTTCTGCATCGAATGCTCCGAAGACGGCGTTAGGTTCAGGCAGATGCGCATCTGCCACATGCATAAGGCTGTTGCAGAAATCCAATTCGGGATCTACGCCTGCAGCCCTGAGGATTCCTCCTTCAAGGCAATCTTTACGGATATGGTAAAAAGCGAATGCAAGTGGCTCCCCCACAATGGTCAGCAACCGGACAAGATTTAATTTTATGGGACGATTCCTTTAAAACATTGTATATTAAAACCGAAATTCATTTTTTGCGTTATCGCAAGGAGACATAAAAATGGCAAACAAGTACGCTGGTACCCAGACCGAAAAGAACCTCGAAGCTGCATTCGCAGGCGAATCCCAGGCCCGTAACAAGTACACCTACTTTGCATCCAAGGCAAAGAAGGACGGTTTTGAACAGATCGCCGCAATGTTCCTGAAGACTGCAGAAAACGAAAAGGAACATGCCAAGATGTGGTTCAAGGAACTGAACGGCATCGGTGACACTGCAGAAAACCTGAAGGCCGCAGCCGACGGTGAAAACTACGAATGGACCGACATGTACGAAGAATTTGCAAAGACCGCCGAAGCCGAAGGCTTTGACGCCCTCGCAAAGAAGTTCCGCCTGGTAGGCGCCATCGAAAAGCATCACGAAGAACGTTACCGCGCACTCCTCAAGAACGTGGAAACTGCAGCTGTGTTCGAAAAGAGCGAAGTCAAGGTTTGGGAATGCCGCAACTGCGGTCATATCGTGGTCGGCACCAAGGCTCCCGAAGTCTGCCCCACCTGCGCTCATCCCCAGTCCTACTTCGAAGTCAACGCTGAGAATTACTAAGGTCGAGTGTCGCAGAAACAAGCTCGCTTGTTTCTATGACCGAGACCAGTAATTCGCCACGAAGTGGCAAAATTATTAGCAAGGCGAATGTCGCGACAATCGCGACTCCACCAAATTTAAAAGACCTGAGCAATCTCGCTCAGGCCTTTTTCAAAAAAAATATAGTTCTTTAAGGTTTACTTAAAGCCGAGACCGTCCAGAATGCGGTCCGCGATCAATTCGAAGCCTTGATCGTTAGGATGGGTAGCAGCGAAAGAATCCGTGATAATCCCCAATTCTCCAACGAAGTTCAGCTGCTTCGATTTAGGATTGTCGAAATGGTCCAGAATGAAGATAACCGTCTGGTATAGTTTGTCATCTTCCTTGAAGGCGACAAACAGAGTATCCTCACCATAGACACGATATTCTTCATAGCTAATACTTTGGGTACGGACATCCGGATATTGAATGATGTCTCCCACCTTAGCCTGATTTTCCCGTACGTTCAAGTCCGAGATATCGATCAACTGTACGCCATAATCCTCCGTCACCTCACGGAGGATTTTTTGTTTGCGGCTATTGGAATACCATTCCCCCACCCAGACTACCTTGGCGTTGGGAGCCTTGACACAGACCGTATCCATAATGGCGCCCACCGTCTTCTTCATACGGGTCACTTCCTCGCCAGTATCGATATTATCGCCCAATTGGATAATAACCAGATCATTGGAGTCAGAAAGGCTCGGCGAGATATTTTCCGAAATGGAAGCATACAGTTCATCATTACTCAGGGCATTTTCCGTATGCTTCGCCATCACCCGCCTACCTATGCAATCAGGGTTCAGACTACGAAAGGCAGAATCTATCCTGGAAAAATAATCCTTTGAGATTTCGCTGGCAGCAAGACCGAAACCCCCATTGCCAAGCAAGAGGGAATTTCCAAGAACGATATAATTCGAAGGAGGATTGGCACGATCGATGGTACGATCCCCACAAACCTTTGAAACGGGCTCCACAAAGTTCTGGCTAGATGAGTCATCCCCGCAAGCAACCAGCAACAGCAATAAAAGAACCGGCAATAATCTCTTATGATTCACACTCATTTTCCACCCATTCATTAATTTAACTCCAAATTCGGCGAGAACAAAGAAAAATATTTTTATATTTGTACACCCGAAGAAACATGCGAGAGTGGCGGAATTGGCAGACGCGCCAGACTTAGGATCTGGTACCTCGGTGTGTGGGTTCGACTCCCACCCCTCGCACGAAAAAAGGCTTCCCAGGATTTGCTGGGAAGCTTTTTTTAATGCGATTACGGAATCTGACGCAGGAACTTAACGTTCCGCGATGGCCTGCATCCTGCGGGCGAATGTACGCATGCGGTCCAGGTCGTTTTGGTCGGGATGCTTCTCGGCATCGGCCCAGCGCTTCTTGCAGGATTCCAGATCCTCGCCCCGATGACCGGGAACTTTACCTTCCAGGCGACGCTTGATAAGGGCGGGGTTAACAGCAGCCTGACAGCTGAATGTTCCTAGGATGGCATTGTCGGGGCCAAGCAAAGCGCCGGCTCGGGCAAAAGCGGTTACCGTATGTTCGCTACCTTCATAGGCGCCATGAGTCTGGAACAGGGCCACCTTCTTTCCGGAAATTTTCGGGAGAAGGATTGCAGCCCTCTGGTCGGGTGCGCCACGGCGCAGCCAGTAACCCATCAGGATGCAATCGTACTTGGACAACTTGGATGCAATTTCGCCAATCTTGCTTTCTTCCGCAACGGAAAGGGACTTGCACTTTCCATCGATACTGATGGAACCTTCTTCTTCAAGATATTCGGAAACCGCTTCCGTCTGATTTCTCGGTTCCAAACCAAGAATTTCATTTACGTTCAGAAGGTCTGCCCCTAAAGTTTCGGCAGCAACCTCAGCTAGCTTACGGGTATTTCCCGTAACCGAGGAATAACACACACACCATTTTACCATACTTTGAATTTTAGTAATATCTTGAGGGCAATTTCAACGATTTCTAAATTTTCTCCCACGTTTTTGATTTAGAACACAGTCATGCAATCCCTAATTACCGCACATATCTGTATTTTTCTTGCGGCAGCCAGCTGGGGCCTGATGGCACCCATCGGGAAAGACGCCATGATGCACGGCATTACGGGCCTGGACATGGTATTCTTCCGTGTGGCAGGGGCCGCAGTCAGCTTTTGGACTGCGTCCCTTGTACTGAAGGTTTTACGCAAGGAACCTAAGGCAAGGCCACCGAAAAAGGACATCCTGAAATTTGCAGGGGCAGGCCTTTTCGCCATCGTCTGCAACCAGTGCTGCTTTACCGTGGGGCTTTCCATTACCTCCCCCATCAACGCTTCCATCGTGGCTACAAGCCTCCCTATTTTCGCACTGATTTCCTCTGCCATCTTCCTGAAGGAAAGAATTACCCTCAAGAAAATTCTGGGCATTGGCCTTGGACTTTCTGGTGCCCTTATGCTAGTGCTGGGAAGCGTTTCTGCCAACAACGCCAAGGCGGGAAATATTGTGGGGGATTTACTTTGTATGACATCCCAGTGCAGTTTCGCAATTTACTTGGGACTATTCAAGAATCTCATTAGCAAGTATGATGTGATTACCTGCATGAAATGGATGTTCACGTTTTCCACCTTGATGGTGGCGCCCCTGACCTTAGGCGGTGTCACGGCCATTCCCTTTGCAGAGATCGCGCCCATGACCTGGGCGGAAACAGGCTTCGTTGTGTTTGGCGGAACCTTCATTGCCTACCTGCTCATGGCAAAAGCACAGAAGGCGTTGCGCCCTACGGTGGTGGCCATGTACAATTATGTTCAGCCCATTGTGTCTGCGGTTGTATCTGTCCTTGCAGGGCTTGCCTTGTTCGGATTCAGTCACGCCCTTGCCATCCTGCTGATCGTAGCGGGCGTGTACACGGTGAACAGCGCAAAAACGAAAACTTGATCCCTGCGGATTTTTTTTATTTTTTCGAATATGGAAAACGAACAGCTGGAACAGAGAATCGCTCTTTTTATTGACTGCGACAATGCAAGCGTCAAGGCCATTTATGGCATCATGGAAGAACTGGCCAAGTATGGTGAAACTGGTATTCGCCGCGCCTATGGCAACTGGACTGAAAAGAACCCCTGGGAAGAGGTTCTTCATGATTACGCTATTCAGCCTTTCCAGCAGTTCCCCTACACCAAGGGAAAGAACGCAACAGACATGGCAATGGCAATCGACGTGATGGACATTCTGTATTCCGAGGACATCGACATTTTCGCCATCGTCAGCAGCGATTCCGACTTTACGCCGCTAGCCATGAAGCTCCGCGCTAAATCCAAGATGGTCATCGGCTTCGGCGAAGAAAAGACTCCAAGCCCCTTCATTCACTCCTGCAATCTTTTTGTCTTTACAGATAAACTAGATGAAATGGGCGGCATGGATGACATCCCGGAAATGATCGAGCCCAAGGACGAAAAGAAGGACAAGAAGAAGCTCCGCAGCGATACCAAGCTCATGAATGCCATCCGTCAGGCTATTGCCGAATCCAAGGACGATGACGACTGGGCACTGGCCGCAAAGGTCTCCCAGCAGATCAGCCGCCGCACTTCCATGTCCCCCAAGAACTTCGGCTATTCCACCTGGCCCAAGCTGATTCACGCCACCGAATCTTTCGAAGAGCGCAAGAACGCCAAGGGTCATCAGGAATTCAAGCTGAAGGTAAAATCCAGTAAGTAACTATCTTCTGGAAACTTTCAGGCCCGCGCTTAAGGTGTAGGCGTTTTCATCAAACTCTCCCCCAGTGGAGCCTCCAAGCATAAAGGAGGTACCTACGCCCAGAAGCCAGTGGTTGGTCACGTACCATTCCTTTCCGGCTTCCAACTTAATGCCTAAACCACTCATGCTGATGCGGGAACTGAAATAATCGTCATCCCCCATCTTCAGCGAGGACGCGCCTATAGACACTCCGATAAAGGAGCCTCTCCAAAAAGAAGTGGAATCGAAATCGGGATAAACCGTAATACCCACAGAGACGAAGGCATAAGTCAAATCCACTTGTCCCTCCTTGTCCGTCTTATACCCATTGGAACGTTTTTTTACACGATGCCTATCCGCATCAATGAACGCCAAATCCACACCTACGTGAAAAGCCACGTTACTGGTGGTCATGCCGCCCACCTTAAAACCTCCACCAAAACCGCAGCCATCGGCATCGTCCGTAATATCATCATGATTCCAGTCCGAATAATCCGGATCCGAAGAGGCGCTATATCCAAGACACCTAAAATCGGCACTAAAATCAAGAAATAAATTTAAGTCCGGATACTGTCTCACTTGAGTCTTGGAAGAATCCTGGACTAAAGTGCTATCTGCATCCGCAAATGCAAAAGCCGCAAGGGCTAGCAGAACTATCAAAAATCTTTTCATATTTCCTCCTTATAAAATAATGTAGTAATAAACGGACGCAGAAACTTTCCGCCAGTAAACAAAAAAAATCTGCCAACTTCCCGACAGATTTTTAAACATTTGGATTGAATCGCTAAACTAAGCCAGTTTCGCCTTTACCAGCTTGATGAGATCCGCGAAGACTTCATCCGGAGTACGTTCGCCGTTAATGGCGGAAACGCAGTCACTGTAATCGCGGGCCGCAGCCAGATAGCCTTCACGAACCTTCTCAAAAAATTCAGCCTTCTCGCTTTCCAGGCGGTCGGGGGCTTCCCCACGTTTGGAGGTGCGCTCACGGCTGCATTTAACGCTAATGTCAATGACCACAGTCAGTTCCGGGAAGCAGTCACCACAGGTCAGTTCCGTAAGGCGCTGCACCTTGTCGGCACCAAGACCGCGGGCGTATCCCTGGTAGGCGAAAGTGCTCCACGCAAAGCGATCGGCGATGACCACCTTTCCAGCAGCAAGAGCGGGACGGATGATTTCGTGAATCACCTGGGCGCGTGCTGCGTTATACAGCAACAGCTCGGTGTCATTTCCCATGACGCCCTTGAAGGCAGGGTCCAGAAGGATGCCGCGAATCTGCTCGGAGATTTTTGCACCACCGGGTTCACGCAGACGCACTACCTGATAGCCTTCCGACTCAAGAGCGGACACCAGCATGTCGATCTGTGTCGACTTGCCGGAACCGTCAATACCTTCCAATGAAAAGAAACGCCTTGCAGTCTTCATAAGAGGTCGCTCAGTAGTTATAGAGACTAGAAATTAGAAACTAGAGGTTAGGGATTTGGTTGTAGGATCTAGGATTTAGCGGCTAGTGGTTAGAGATGTCGGGAATACTTCGTGAAGAAAAACAAAGATGTAATTATCTTGAACTCACAAACGCTTGCATCCTGCAGCACTAGACCCTAGAACCTAGCCCCTAGACCCTATTAATCTTCAGAATCGCCTTCACCCTTGCCGTGGCACTTCTTGTACTTGAGGCCGGAACCGCACCAGCACATGTCATTGCGGCCGATCTTGGGAGCGGACTGCTGGATGGCGCGGCGTGCGGCCTGGACCTTGGGATCCGTGAAGGTGCGACGTACGCGAGGTGCGCCTTCGGAAGATGCTTCGGCGGGAGCTTCGGCGGAGGATTCCGCCTGGGCAGCCTGGGCCTGCTGTTCCTCGCTAATGGCGTTGGATTCAGAAGAAGCGGCCTGGCCTGCGAGACCTGCAGCCTTTGCGCTTTCTTCTGCTGCGGGAGCCTGTTCGCCAGCGGCTTCGCGTGCGGCCTGTGCAGCCTTGGCAGCTTCGATTTCTTCCGGGGTGGGAAGCTTGATCTGGTCCGGAGAAACAGTCATACCGTTGGGCAGAGTGATGCGGATGTTCAGGATGCGCAGGGCGGTAAGAGTTGCAATCTTTTCCATGCAGCCTTCGAACATCTTGAAGCCTTCGCTCTTGTAAACCATCAGAGGATCCTTCTGGGCGTAACCGTGGAAGCGGATAGCGTCCTTCAGCTGGTCCATGGCATACAGATGTTCCTTCCAGACCTGGTCGATGGTCATGAGGAGGAAGCGACGTTCAATCTGACGGAAGTCCTGATCCGGAATGATCTTGGAGAGCTTGTCGTAACGGGCCTTGCACATGTCGATGATTTCCTGAAGGATGATTTCAGGAGTCTTGGTCACGGCGTCTTCGTTGGACAGGTTGTATTCCATGCTCATGGAGCGCTGCAGATCCGTATGGAGATCTTCCAGCTTCCATTCTTCCGGGAAGCTCTTGGCGGCGATGTACTGGGAAACCTTGATATCGCAAGCGTCTTCGATGCGGTTCATGATTTCTTCACGGATGTCTTCACCGTTCAGGATACGACGGCGCAGACCGTAAATCACCTTACGCTGTTCGTTCATCACGTTATCGTAGTCCAGCAAGTGCTTACGGATATCGAAGCTCTGACCTTCCACGCGGCGCTGTGCGCTACGGATGGAGCGGGAAACGATGGGATGAGTAATCACTTCGTCATCCTTCACGCCGAAACGGGTCATGAGGGACTTCACGTTGTTACCACCGAAGATACGCATCAGGTTGTCATCCAGGGACAGGAAGTACTGGCTGGAACCGTTATCGCCCTGACGGCCGGAACGACCGCGGAGCTGGTTATCGATACGGCGGGATTCGTGACGTTCAGTACCGAGCACATGGAGACCGCCCAGTTCGGTAACGCCTTCGCCCAGGGCAATATCGGTACCACGACCAGCCATGTTGGTAGCGATGGTCACCTTGCCCTTGTGGCCGGCGTACTGGATGATTTCAGCTTCACGGCCATGGTTCTTAGCATTCAGCACTTCGTGAGGAATGCCTTCCTTTTCCAGGAGGCCGTGGAGGTGTTCAGACTTTTCAATGGAAGCGGTACCAACCAGGAGGGGCTGACCCTTGGCGTGGCGTTCCTTAATTTCATTGACGATAGCCTTCCACTTTTCATCTTCGGTCTTGTACACCAGATCCTGCAGGTCCTGACGAACGCAGGGCTTGTTGGTGGGAATCACCCAGGTGTTCATGTTATAGATCTTGATGAATTCCGTTGCTTCCGTTTCGGCGGTACCGGTCATGCCGGACAGCTTGTTATACATGCGGAAGTAGTTCTGGAAGGTGATGGTAGCGAGAGTCTGGTTCTCGCGACGGATCTGCACATTTTCCTTGGCTTCGATAGCCTGGTGCATACCGTTGCTGTAACGGCGGCCTTCCATCAGACGGCCAGTGTTTTCGTCCACGATGATGATTTCGCCATCACGAACGATGTAGTCCACATCGCGAGTATAGATGTGCCATGCCTTGAGGGCCTGGTCAATGAAGTGAACCCAGTCAGCATGTTCGCCATAGAGGTTGGTGATCTGAAGGATTTCTTCGATATGGGCCACGCCCTTGGAGGTGAGCTGGATGACCTTGTCCTTTTCGTCCACGCCGAAGTCCTTGTTCTTCACAAGCTTCTTGGCGATTTCGTTTGCCTTGGCATACTTGTCAGTAGCGTCTTCGGCAGGACCGGAAATGATAAGCGGGGTACGTGCTTCGTCGATCAAGATGGAGTCCACTTCGTCAACGATACAGAAGTTCAGTTCGCGCTGCACCAGCTGACTCGGGTCAACAGCCATGTTGTCACGGAGGTAGTCGAAGCCGAATTCGTTGTTGGTACCGTAGGTCACGTCGGAGTTATAGCTTTCGCGACGCTGTGCAGGATCGAGGCCGTTTACGATCAGACCTACAGTGAGACCCAGGAACTTATAGACCATACCCATCTGCTTGGCGTCACGGCCAGCCAGGTAGTCGTTCACGGTCACCACATGGACACCCTTACCGGAAAGAGCATTCAGATAAACCGGGAGAGCTGCGGCAAGGGTCTTACCTTCACCCGTAGCCATTTCGGAGATAGCGCCTTCGTGAAGTACAAGGCCACCGATCATCTGGACATCGAAAGGCATCATACGGAAGGGCTTCACGGAGTTGGGATAAAGTTCACGTACCTTTGCGTAAACTGCAGCAGGCATGTAGACTTCCCATTCATTCTTGCCGGATTCCAGTTCGGCCTTGGCAGCGTCAGTATACTTCTGGAGGTCGCCCAGCTGGCTGAAATCGAAGTTGTTTTCCGGCTTGAAGATGTTGAAGATACCCAGACGGCGGTCGCAAGCTTCCTTACAGACTGCAAATGCTTCAACCTTGATATCGTCCAGAGTAGAACCGTTCTTCAGCTTTTCGCGGAGTTCGGCGCTCTTTGCTGCAAGGGCTGCGTCATCCAGGGATTCCAGGGATTCGCGAACCTTGTTGATTTCTGCAATCACCGGGCGTAGCTGCTTCACCTTACGTTCGTGGGGTGTACCGAAAACCTTATGCAAGACGGTATCAATAATGCTCATTTTGTTTCCTTTTTACGGCCGAAGGCAATGCCCGCGGTCTCTGTTAAATTTTTACGGGGATAAGATAGCAAATGATGTGCCAAGCTGGTTTTGTAACAAAGTGAAACAGGCACAATAAATAATACATCGCGGGCAAGGACTTCCGCAAACCAGGGAATTGACACTTTCGCCACCACGGAACGATAAAACAGGAAACACCGGGAGAGGAAACCCATATGCAAGAATACAGCTTCTTTTTCGACGAGGATATCCTAAGGGGCTTTTCAGCCCTGAGACTTGTGGAATGGTTCAGAATGTACCGCAACGTAAGACTGCAAATGATGGAAATCGTTTCCGCCGACATAGACAGCGGCGAGGCAACAAAGGCTAATTTCACAGCAGGACCAGGCTTTCCCAACTACCCCGACAGCGTCCTGCAGGGTGTTACCGGAATCCGCCTCGAGAGAAACAGGCTCAACGTCACCCTATGCGACCAGGACCTGCTAAAAGCCACAAGGCAACTCTGCAAGATCATGCAGGAGGCAAACTTTCACCACCGCTGTGTCATCAGGGGCCACGGACACAACGGGGACTGCACCTACGCCGTCCATTACAAAGACGCCACCTGCAACCGGGACAACGCCGAAAACCACCAAATTACAATTAAATTTTCGGACTCGCCGAAACCCATGGTAATAAAAATCTAGAACCTTCTCACCACGAGAATCTTGAAGGCGGCCACCAGCTTTTGTTCCCAATGGTGGTCGAACACCTCGGGCATGTATTCCATTTCCATCACCATATTCCAGGACCAGGTTTCGCCAATACTTCCCCAGGCCATCTTGGCGATCACTTCCGGGAGAAGCAGCGCCTCGCTGGCATCCTCGTCGCTACCGATGGCAATGCCCGCAATACCCCACAGGTTGATAAACATGCCGTTATCATAAACCCAACTGTAGGTGTATCCCAGATCCACCCAGGTGCTGTAGGTCTCACGGCTATGACTGTAGAAGGGAAGATACCCGCTATGATCCTTCGCCATGACGGACTGAAAGCGGCCACCCACAATCCAGCTGCCCGCCGACGTTTCCTGTTTCAGGTCCAGGAAATAGGCAGCCCGGGGAGTAAAGTACTCGTCGGCAGTGGCCATCCACAGAGCGGACAGATACATGTCACGCTGCCAGAGATCGACGAAAATGTATTCGGACTTGTCGCCATTTTCATCTATTTTTCCCCCAGCGGTAAATCCGCTATATCTACGATACTTTGTCTGTAACCACCAGTTGCCGGGGAAAAAATCCAGACCCGTTTCGAAGGCAACGGACTTGGAGCGGTCATGGCCTGTAGTGAAAGGCAGGGAATAGATAAAGTCGAAGTACAGATCCCTGTAGCCAAATCCAAGACCCACATCCACGGGGCGATTGGAACTCATGGCACCCTTGTTGAATTCGCTACTCCAGAAGGAGACGAAATTGTAGTTGCACAAAAATCGCAGGGGGAACTTTTTCTCGAATTCCGCGATAGCCCCAAAAGAAAGACTCGCCCCAATGGAAAGGGCAAAAATAAGGGCTGCTGAAAAACGGAAAAACATCAGGCCAAAACTAGAAAATTTATCTTTTCGCCAAAACGGGTATTCCATCATGTCTCTATTTTTCAGAAGTAAATCACCTGACCTGTCCAGGTCTATTTTCGCCCTTGGCTCAGCACTTGCAACGGCCGGCCTGACACTTTTCGCAATGGCCGCACCCCTGAAGGCCCAGACCTCCATGGAAGAACTGCGGGCCCATCCGGAATACACCGCCAGCAATTATCTTGTCTATCCAGAGCTGGACAAGAATGTCAAATATACCAAGGCGCCTGCAGGCTACAAGCCTTTCTATATCAGCCACTACGGACGTCACGGCAGTCGCTATCATCACAGCGCCGACGAGTACAACTACCTCTTCGAAACCCTCCGAAAGGCAGATTCCGCAAAGGCGCTCACCTTGGACGGCAAAAAAATCCTGGTTGCATCCCAGATCCTTGCGCTGAAGGCCGCCCCACGGGCAGGTGACCTGACTCAAGTAGGCGCCGCCCAGCACCAGGGAATTGCAAAGCGCATGGCAAGGAATTTCCCGGAACTTTTCAAGAGCAGAAAAATCAAGGGCAAGAAATTGAGACCCCATGTAGATGCATACGCAAGCACCTCGGGCCGCTGCATTGTCAGCATGTCCGCCTTTGTAGCAGGTCTCAGCGG
This is a stretch of genomic DNA from Fibrobacter sp. UWR4. It encodes these proteins:
- a CDS encoding FISUMP domain-containing protein — encoded protein: MKNCLGTWILLVTFLIALSACGDEKSTAVEPDDFLESSSSISEVLSSSEKTPESSSSQIKSSSSSSKVQEESSSSEKDIVEDVLSSSSALVWTNDSIQTALTEIGGECEDWGIAKYRMWMDEYKTFYTCYKGVWYVGSLEIDKYPWDIPNESWFSPKIEYGQMTDSRDGQVYKTVVVGNQTWMAENLRYADSVATPSLKGNNWCLKGDWESCDIVGRFYSWSAAVDSVKLVNENEKALDCGMGKTCGLNGYVKGICDEGWHLPTLEELEDFLASAKVIGGGSFNDFKALRSSVGWDYCRGDKMSGTSFGDETNTNTSGFSALPTGFRFNDGNYEGTGCGAYYWASSEMSENYAVSLYITSTFNSAGRDLKSTKSWGLNVRCVKDH
- a CDS encoding GNAT family N-acetyltransferase; protein product: MSINSEYTIRQEQPADFSAVENLTREAFWNVYRPGCLEHYVLHCYRSNPGFIPELSLVLEGPGDCGTAAGVEPRREILAHVMFAWSEILVDTGEHLRMMTFGPISVRPDMQRKGLGKMLLDYALERAREMGAGCIAMCGNIQFYGKCGFVAAASKGIRYADDPDGDAPYFLIKELTPGFLDGIRGSYRDPEAYFVDEAAADEFDKQFPPKEKKVLPGQLL
- a CDS encoding TIGR03905 family TSCPD domain-containing protein yields the protein MQTKEFRTSGTCAQLITFDYENGKMYNLKFLGGCNGNLKAIGKLCEGKDMKEIADILEGNTCNGKSTSCADQLAKALREVI
- a CDS encoding DUF1349 domain-containing protein, yielding MTISKDLWKWTREPAEFKIDDDRIEIVTAPHTDLWQRTYYHFRNDNAPVLQINTADKFFSFTVKTEFHSKRRFDQCGVVVYLDSENWLKASIEYENERFQHLGSVVTNMGYSDWATTEVSADIKSMWYRLSRREDDFCIECSEDGVRFRQMRICHMHKAVAEIQFGIYACSPEDSSFKAIFTDMVKSECKWLPHNGQQPDKI
- the rbr gene encoding rubrerythrin gives rise to the protein MANKYAGTQTEKNLEAAFAGESQARNKYTYFASKAKKDGFEQIAAMFLKTAENEKEHAKMWFKELNGIGDTAENLKAAADGENYEWTDMYEEFAKTAEAEGFDALAKKFRLVGAIEKHHEERYRALLKNVETAAVFEKSEVKVWECRNCGHIVVGTKAPEVCPTCAHPQSYFEVNAENY
- a CDS encoding SGNH/GDSL hydrolase family protein; translated protein: MNGWKMSVNHKRLLPVLLLLLLVACGDDSSSQNFVEPVSKVCGDRTIDRANPPSNYIVLGNSLLLGNGGFGLAASEISKDYFSRIDSAFRSLNPDCIGRRVMAKHTENALSNDELYASISENISPSLSDSNDLVIIQLGDNIDTGEEVTRMKKTVGAIMDTVCVKAPNAKVVWVGEWYSNSRKQKILREVTEDYGVQLIDISDLNVRENQAKVGDIIQYPDVRTQSISYEEYRVYGEDTLFVAFKEDDKLYQTVIFILDHFDNPKSKQLNFVGELGIITDSFAATHPNDQGFELIADRILDGLGFK
- a CDS encoding flavodoxin family protein, producing the protein MVKWCVCYSSVTGNTRKLAEVAAETLGADLLNVNEILGLEPRNQTEAVSEYLEEEGSISIDGKCKSLSVAEESKIGEIASKLSKYDCILMGYWLRRGAPDQRAAILLPKISGKKVALFQTHGAYEGSEHTVTAFARAGALLGPDNAILGTFSCQAAVNPALIKRRLEGKVPGHRGEDLESCKKRWADAEKHPDQNDLDRMRTFARRMQAIAER